The following proteins are encoded in a genomic region of Gaiellales bacterium:
- a CDS encoding alanine--glyoxylate aminotransferase family protein: MPEKTYLITPGPTPIPPEVSEAMARPLLHHRSPDFKVLLEETLGRLARAFATAEPPLMFAGSGTSAMESAVSNMLSPGDSVLVASAGNFGERWLKICRAYGLDPVHHQQEWGERLDPAAVAQRADGCTAVFVTHSETSTGVVHDVRAIAEAVRPTGAVVVVDAVSSLGGVELATDDWGIDVVVAGSQKALMTPPGLAFAAVSGRAWQLAERGALPRFSLDWRTTRDAQSTLSTAFTPPVTLVAGLNAALRLLEDEGAETAWARNRALAHAAREGVKALGLDLFSPDDDSSSMVTAVRMPDGIDGQQVYARLRDRFGVVLAGGQGPLRGAVIRIGHMGYMNRFDIITALSALELALAQMGYRPPAPGAGAARAVEVFGEQGVRV, from the coding sequence ATGCCCGAGAAGACCTACCTGATCACGCCCGGCCCGACGCCGATCCCGCCGGAGGTCTCCGAGGCCATGGCGCGGCCGCTGCTGCACCACCGAAGCCCCGATTTCAAGGTGCTGCTCGAGGAGACGCTCGGCCGCCTGGCGCGCGCCTTCGCCACCGCGGAGCCACCGCTGATGTTCGCCGGCTCCGGCACCTCCGCCATGGAATCGGCCGTCTCGAACATGCTCTCACCGGGCGACTCCGTGCTCGTGGCCTCGGCGGGGAACTTCGGCGAGCGCTGGCTGAAGATCTGCCGCGCCTACGGGCTCGACCCCGTCCACCACCAGCAGGAGTGGGGGGAGCGCCTCGACCCGGCAGCCGTCGCCCAGCGCGCGGACGGCTGCACCGCCGTCTTCGTCACCCACTCGGAGACGTCGACCGGCGTCGTCCACGACGTCCGCGCGATCGCGGAGGCCGTCCGGCCCACGGGTGCGGTGGTCGTCGTGGACGCGGTCTCGAGCCTCGGGGGCGTCGAGCTTGCGACGGACGACTGGGGGATCGACGTGGTCGTCGCCGGTTCCCAGAAGGCGCTCATGACACCGCCAGGCCTCGCGTTCGCGGCCGTCTCCGGCCGTGCCTGGCAGCTCGCCGAGCGCGGCGCGCTGCCGCGGTTCTCGCTCGACTGGCGCACGACGCGCGACGCGCAATCCACGCTCAGCACCGCCTTCACGCCGCCCGTCACGCTGGTCGCCGGGCTGAACGCCGCCCTGCGGCTGCTCGAGGACGAAGGCGCCGAGACCGCATGGGCGCGCAACAGGGCGCTCGCCCACGCCGCCCGCGAGGGGGTCAAGGCGCTGGGGCTGGATCTCTTCTCCCCCGACGACGACAGCTCGTCGATGGTCACGGCCGTCCGCATGCCCGACGGCATCGACGGCCAGCAGGTCTACGCCCGACTGCGCGATCGCTTCGGCGTCGTGCTGGCCGGCGGGCAGGGGCCGCTGCGCGGGGCCGTCATCCGCATCGGCCACATGGGCTACATGAACCGGTTCGACATCATCACGGCGCTCTCCGCGCTCGAGCTCGCGCTCGCCCAGATGGGCTACCGTCCGCCCGCTCCCGGCGCCGGCGCCGCCCGGGCGGTGGAGGTCTTCGGCGAGCAGGGCGTCCGTGTCTGA
- a CDS encoding branched-chain amino acid transaminase, which yields METTEKIWRNGSFVPWEDAQVHVLTHALHYGTGVFEGIRAYSTPRGTAVFRLTPHLERLRRSAALYEMDLGLATSELATAVHETIASNGMGSCYIRPIVYRGYGEMGLFALNNPVEVAIAVWPWGAYLGEDALETGVHCKVSSFRRYGPNTLPPAAKASGQYINSVLAKHEATRSGYDEAILLNEQGFIADGSGENVFVIRDGVLYTPPTSDSCLPGITRDSIIRIARSLGHEVREATLVRTDLYFADEAFLCGTAAEVTPIASVDGQQIGGRGPVTKEIQEVFFATVEGRDERFAEFLEYPVTAPVGS from the coding sequence ATGGAGACGACGGAGAAGATCTGGCGCAACGGGAGTTTCGTACCGTGGGAGGACGCCCAGGTCCACGTCCTGACACACGCTCTGCACTACGGCACCGGCGTCTTCGAGGGCATCCGCGCGTACTCGACACCGCGCGGCACGGCGGTCTTCCGGCTGACGCCCCACCTCGAGCGTCTGCGCCGCTCGGCGGCCCTCTACGAGATGGATCTCGGACTGGCCACGTCCGAGCTCGCCACCGCCGTCCACGAGACGATCGCGAGCAACGGGATGGGCTCCTGCTACATCCGTCCGATCGTGTATCGCGGCTACGGCGAGATGGGCCTGTTCGCGCTGAACAACCCCGTGGAGGTGGCGATCGCCGTCTGGCCGTGGGGCGCGTACCTCGGCGAGGACGCGCTCGAGACCGGCGTGCACTGCAAGGTGTCGAGCTTCCGCCGCTACGGGCCCAACACGCTGCCGCCCGCCGCGAAGGCATCGGGGCAGTACATCAACTCCGTGCTCGCGAAGCACGAGGCGACGCGCAGCGGCTACGACGAGGCGATCCTGCTGAACGAGCAGGGGTTCATCGCCGACGGCTCCGGCGAGAACGTGTTCGTCATCCGCGACGGCGTGCTCTACACGCCGCCGACGAGCGACTCGTGCCTCCCCGGCATCACGCGCGACAGCATCATCCGGATCGCACGGTCGCTCGGCCACGAGGTGCGCGAGGCGACGCTCGTCCGCACCGACCTCTACTTCGCCGACGAGGCCTTCCTCTGCGGCACCGCCGCAGAGGTGACGCCGATCGCGTCGGTCGACGGCCAGCAGATCGGCGGCCGTGGGCCGGTGACGAAGGAGATCCAGGAGGTCTTCTTCGCGACGGTCGAGGGTCGCGACGAGCGGTTCGCGGAGTTCCTCGAGTACCCGGTGACGGCGCCGGTCGGTTCCTGA
- the gatB gene encoding Asp-tRNA(Asn)/Glu-tRNA(Gln) amidotransferase subunit GatB, which produces MSAPAWEPVIGLEIHVQLNTATKMFCRCENRFGADPNTLTCPLCLGHPGVLPVINGAAVEKAIQIGLALNCTIAGRSVFHRKNYFYPDSPKAYQISQYDEPICTGGHLDVEGARIGITRAHLEEDAAKLVHTGGEAGRIGGAEYSLVDFNRCGTPLVEIVTEPDLRSPEQAVAFLSLLKNTLQTVGVSDCDMEKGSLRCDANVSVRRAGATELGVKTELKNMNSFKFLAEGMAAEIRRQVDLLERGDVVVQETLHYDPGTKMLRSLRSKEQAHDYRYFPEPDLVPLAPASELVDRLRGELPELPAVRTARFADEYGLPAQYATDLNAEARVANYFEAVATSADPKAAADWVLNTRPAPVDEVPPDRLAELIGLVSAGTITSTIAKQVYELMLADRDASPSELVQRQGLASIGDAAQLEVMVDEVIEANPAFVEQFRNGKDGVINALVGQVMKQTKGRADARQVQELLRSKL; this is translated from the coding sequence ATGAGCGCACCCGCGTGGGAGCCGGTGATCGGCCTCGAGATCCACGTCCAGCTGAACACCGCGACGAAGATGTTCTGCCGCTGCGAGAACCGGTTCGGCGCCGATCCGAACACGCTCACGTGTCCGCTCTGTCTCGGCCACCCCGGGGTGCTGCCGGTGATCAACGGGGCCGCCGTCGAGAAGGCGATCCAGATCGGCTTGGCGCTGAACTGCACGATCGCCGGCCGAAGCGTGTTCCACCGCAAGAACTACTTCTATCCCGACAGCCCCAAGGCATACCAGATCAGCCAGTACGACGAGCCGATCTGCACCGGCGGCCACCTGGACGTGGAGGGCGCTCGGATCGGCATCACGCGCGCCCACCTCGAGGAGGACGCCGCCAAGCTGGTGCATACCGGTGGAGAGGCCGGGCGCATCGGCGGCGCGGAGTACTCGCTGGTCGATTTCAATCGCTGCGGAACGCCGCTGGTGGAGATCGTGACCGAGCCGGACCTTCGATCGCCGGAGCAGGCCGTGGCTTTCCTGTCGCTGCTCAAGAACACGCTCCAGACGGTGGGCGTCTCGGACTGCGACATGGAGAAGGGCTCGCTGCGCTGCGATGCGAACGTCTCCGTGCGGCGCGCCGGCGCCACGGAGCTCGGCGTCAAGACGGAGCTGAAGAACATGAACTCGTTCAAGTTCCTGGCCGAGGGCATGGCCGCGGAGATCCGCCGGCAGGTCGACCTGCTCGAGCGCGGCGACGTGGTGGTGCAGGAGACGCTGCACTACGACCCGGGCACCAAGATGCTGCGCTCGCTGCGCTCGAAGGAGCAGGCGCACGACTACCGCTACTTCCCCGAGCCCGATCTCGTGCCGCTGGCACCGGCGAGCGAGTTGGTCGACCGCCTGCGCGGCGAGCTCCCCGAGCTGCCGGCCGTCCGGACCGCCCGCTTCGCCGACGAGTACGGGCTGCCCGCGCAGTACGCCACGGATCTCAACGCCGAGGCGCGCGTGGCGAACTACTTCGAAGCGGTGGCCACGTCCGCCGATCCCAAGGCCGCCGCCGACTGGGTGCTCAACACGCGCCCCGCGCCTGTCGACGAGGTGCCCCCCGACCGGCTGGCCGAGCTGATCGGGCTGGTCTCGGCGGGGACGATCACAAGCACGATCGCCAAGCAGGTGTACGAGCTGATGCTGGCCGACCGCGATGCGTCGCCGTCCGAGCTGGTGCAGCGCCAGGGCCTCGCGTCGATCGGCGATGCGGCGCAGCTCGAGGTGATGGTCGACGAGGTGATCGAGGCGAATCCCGCGTTCGTCGAGCAGTTTCGCAACGGCAAGGACGGCGTGATCAACGCGCTCGTCGGCCAGGTGATGAAGCAGACGAAGGGCCGCGCGGACGCCCGCCAGGTGCAGGAGTTGCTGCGCTCGAAGCTGTAG
- a CDS encoding phosphatase PAP2 family protein, translated as MFRTATVPLRLIARVLDRVQFLLDDSPVALSRTARRVRLAVAALAVGYGVMLLASGGLRLVAGAVVIAVAAVVAAGRLGLFARDWAPAFGMMAVYGVAFAAAASLNMPTWYGPQIEADRLLGLGHVPSVWLQQHLDAAHSQGLAVWTASAYASHYYFPVMLGLYVWWRHRDDGFFDLIYGYLTALVLATVVFVLAPTAPPWLASERGLLPPLHDVVRSGLLDLHLTTLADHKGDPHLYLTRAAFPSVHAAWPMVSLLVAFRHRLPRPVQALVVLQLASVWFAIVYGGEHYVSDVLAGALVAVVATMLVERHRERLARAVFDRDGVRAVGPADPEVVVVRTRLRSGDAARLRD; from the coding sequence GTGTTTCGCACGGCAACCGTCCCGCTGCGCCTGATCGCCCGCGTGCTCGACCGCGTGCAGTTCCTGCTCGACGACTCGCCGGTGGCCCTGTCCCGCACGGCGAGGCGCGTGCGGCTGGCGGTTGCGGCGCTTGCCGTCGGGTATGGCGTCATGCTGCTCGCCTCCGGCGGGCTGAGGCTCGTGGCGGGCGCGGTCGTGATCGCGGTGGCCGCCGTCGTCGCGGCCGGCCGGCTCGGCCTGTTCGCGCGCGACTGGGCGCCGGCCTTCGGCATGATGGCGGTGTACGGGGTCGCGTTCGCGGCCGCGGCGAGCCTGAACATGCCGACCTGGTATGGCCCGCAGATCGAGGCGGACCGGCTGCTCGGGCTGGGGCACGTGCCGAGCGTGTGGCTCCAGCAGCACCTCGACGCCGCTCACAGCCAGGGGCTTGCCGTGTGGACGGCATCAGCCTATGCGTCCCACTACTACTTCCCGGTCATGCTCGGGCTGTACGTCTGGTGGCGGCATCGCGACGACGGCTTCTTCGACCTGATCTACGGCTACCTGACCGCGCTCGTGCTGGCCACCGTCGTGTTCGTGCTGGCACCGACCGCGCCGCCGTGGCTGGCCAGCGAGCGCGGCTTGCTGCCGCCGCTGCACGATGTCGTCAGGAGCGGGCTGCTCGATCTGCATCTGACCACCCTCGCCGACCACAAGGGCGATCCGCATCTGTACCTGACGCGTGCAGCCTTCCCCTCGGTGCATGCGGCCTGGCCGATGGTCAGCCTGCTGGTCGCGTTTCGCCACCGCCTCCCGCGGCCGGTGCAGGCGCTGGTCGTCCTGCAGCTCGCGAGCGTCTGGTTCGCGATCGTCTACGGCGGCGAGCACTATGTCAGCGACGTGCTCGCCGGCGCGCTGGTCGCCGTGGTCGCGACGATGCTGGTCGAGCGCCATCGCGAGCGGCTGGCTCGCGCCGTGTTCGATCGCGACGGCGTCCGGGCGGTCGGTCCGGCGGACCCGGAGGTCGTCGTCGTACGGACGCGCCTGCGCTCAGGCGACGCCGCCCGGCTTCGGGACTGA
- a CDS encoding DegT/DnrJ/EryC1/StrS family aminotransferase, protein MVAVRQIPLARPYLDGREEELVTEVLRSGSLALGPVYRRFEDAFAEAVGTRYAIACSSGTSGLHACLQRLGVGPGDEVITSSFSFVASANVILFQHATPVFADIDERTFNLDPGALEAAITPRTKAVIPVHIFGYPCDIEAITRIAAARGVAVVEDACEALGATVAGRRVGTFGNPAVYGFYPNKQITTGEGGMITTDDADAERELRSIVNQGRSDNGDWLVHQRLGFNFRMDEMSAAVGLAQLEKLDFLLGERVRVAECYRERLRGVPGIELPYEGPEQRSWFIFYVRLDEEIDRAAVIEGMAARGIATRPYLPAIHLQPEYRKLGTREGMLPVTERVSRSTLALPFFVQLEDEDIDHVCTSLREVIETLT, encoded by the coding sequence ATGGTCGCCGTCCGCCAGATCCCGCTCGCGCGGCCCTATCTGGACGGTCGTGAGGAGGAGCTGGTGACCGAGGTGCTGCGCTCCGGCAGCCTGGCCCTGGGCCCGGTATACCGCCGGTTCGAGGACGCCTTCGCCGAGGCGGTCGGCACGCGGTATGCCATCGCGTGCTCCAGCGGGACCTCGGGGCTGCACGCGTGCCTCCAGCGGCTCGGGGTCGGCCCGGGCGATGAGGTGATCACGTCGTCGTTCTCGTTCGTCGCCTCTGCCAACGTGATCCTGTTCCAGCACGCCACGCCCGTCTTCGCCGACATCGACGAGCGGACGTTCAACCTCGACCCCGGCGCCCTCGAGGCGGCCATCACCCCCCGGACGAAGGCCGTCATCCCCGTCCACATCTTCGGCTACCCGTGCGACATCGAGGCCATCACGCGGATCGCCGCGGCGCGCGGGGTGGCCGTGGTCGAGGACGCGTGCGAGGCGCTCGGCGCAACCGTCGCCGGCCGGCGCGTCGGGACGTTCGGCAACCCCGCGGTCTACGGGTTCTATCCGAACAAGCAGATCACCACCGGTGAGGGCGGCATGATCACGACGGACGACGCGGACGCCGAGCGGGAGCTGCGGAGCATCGTCAACCAGGGACGCTCGGACAACGGCGACTGGCTCGTCCACCAGCGCCTGGGGTTCAACTTCCGGATGGACGAGATGTCGGCCGCCGTGGGCCTCGCACAGCTCGAGAAGCTGGACTTCCTGCTGGGCGAGCGCGTCCGCGTGGCCGAGTGCTACCGCGAGCGGCTGCGCGGCGTCCCCGGCATCGAGCTGCCGTACGAAGGCCCCGAGCAGCGCAGCTGGTTCATCTTCTACGTGCGGCTCGACGAGGAGATCGACCGTGCGGCGGTGATCGAGGGCATGGCGGCCCGCGGCATCGCCACGCGCCCGTACCTTCCGGCCATCCATCTGCAGCCCGAGTACCGCAAGCTCGGCACGCGGGAGGGCATGCTGCCGGTCACCGAGCGGGTGAGCCGCTCCACTTTGGCGCTCCCGTTCTTCGTCCAGCTCGAGGACGAGGACATCGACCACGTCTGCACCTCGCTGCGCGAGGTGATCGAGACGCTCACGTAG
- a CDS encoding MBL fold metallo-hydrolase — MTALPQSGGWTARLLEAGSLLMTPEQLAPDGGLDEPLAVPSNVLLLERGGRRVLVDCGAGPYASTWPGGVDRLADALGEAGVEQRAIDTVVLTHLAAAAWASRMRVCSCLRTRSRRVRLGVRCSPAWTATAASFGSPPATRSMDCGCAPHRDTAPAIASPRWATTSSTSRT; from the coding sequence TTGACGGCGCTCCCGCAGAGCGGCGGCTGGACGGCTCGGCTGCTGGAGGCGGGCAGCCTGCTGATGACGCCCGAGCAGCTGGCGCCGGACGGCGGCCTGGACGAGCCCCTCGCCGTTCCGTCGAACGTGCTGCTGCTCGAGCGCGGTGGTCGTCGGGTGCTCGTGGACTGCGGCGCCGGACCGTACGCGTCCACGTGGCCGGGCGGCGTCGACCGGCTCGCTGACGCGCTCGGGGAGGCGGGCGTCGAGCAGCGGGCGATCGACACGGTCGTGCTCACGCATCTTGCGGCGGCTGCATGGGCCTCCCGGATGCGCGTGTGCTCGTGCCTGAGGACGCGGAGCCGTCGGGTGCGGCTGGGCGTGAGGTGCTCGCCCGCCTGGACAGCGACAGCCGCCTCGTTCGGCTCGCCGCCGGCGACGCGCTCGATGGATTGCGGCTGCGCCCCGCACCGGGACACCGCTCCGGCCATTGCATCGCCGAGGTGGGCGACGACCTCGTCCACCTCGCGGACGTGA
- the serA gene encoding phosphoglycerate dehydrogenase, with amino-acid sequence MSELSGVSTAPGGPTTTRARVLITEVIAESGVDMLRERFDVDVETDLDADALRDRIRGYDALIVRSKTAVDAELLSHADRLTVVGRAGTGVDNVDLAEATRRGIIVANAPGSNMVSAAEHAVGLLLALARNIPQAHAALVDGRWERSRFGGVELQGKTLGVLGFGRIGQLVAARARGLGMLVVAHDPFVTPERFREAQVAHCTLDEVLEGADFITLHAPLTVETRHLIRDETIARMKPGVRIVNAARGDLVDLDSLVAALKDGRVGGAALDVFPSEPYTDGEVLKLPNVVVTPHLGASTQEAQDRAGVIVAEQVAAALSGDFVSNAVNIPFGRAEDVEVMRPFLPLATKLGRLAAGLSGGGFERVEVSCTGNLAEHDTRLLSAAALVGAFAGQVDEHVNLVNARTIAEGMGIHVLESAGPANGHFTNLLTVSTVPGVAVSGTTIGRDSRPWLVAVDPYQVEIELAAHMVVMLNDDRPGMIGRVGTMLGEHHVNIANMNVSRNVPGEAAVMVLSVDTPPAADVLEKLRSEQGIQSVRVVSLTGI; translated from the coding sequence GTGTCTGAGCTGTCAGGTGTCTCGACCGCACCAGGCGGCCCCACGACCACCCGCGCGCGCGTCCTGATCACCGAGGTGATCGCGGAGAGCGGCGTCGACATGCTGCGCGAGCGGTTCGACGTCGACGTCGAGACCGACCTCGACGCGGATGCGCTCCGCGACCGCATCCGCGGCTACGACGCACTGATCGTCCGCAGCAAGACCGCGGTGGACGCGGAGCTGCTGTCGCATGCCGACCGCCTGACGGTGGTCGGCCGCGCCGGCACCGGTGTCGACAACGTCGACCTCGCCGAGGCGACCCGCCGCGGGATCATCGTTGCCAACGCCCCCGGCTCGAACATGGTCTCGGCCGCCGAGCATGCCGTCGGCCTGCTCCTGGCGCTCGCGCGGAACATCCCCCAGGCGCACGCGGCGCTGGTCGACGGCCGCTGGGAGCGCTCGCGCTTTGGCGGCGTCGAGCTGCAGGGCAAGACGCTCGGCGTGCTCGGCTTCGGCCGTATCGGCCAGCTCGTTGCCGCCCGGGCGCGCGGGCTCGGCATGCTGGTCGTGGCGCACGACCCGTTCGTCACGCCCGAGCGGTTTCGCGAGGCGCAGGTCGCACACTGCACGCTCGACGAGGTGCTCGAGGGTGCCGACTTCATCACGCTCCACGCTCCGCTCACGGTCGAGACGCGCCACCTGATCCGCGACGAGACGATCGCCCGCATGAAGCCCGGCGTCCGCATCGTCAACGCCGCACGCGGCGACTTGGTCGACCTGGACTCCCTGGTGGCGGCGCTCAAGGACGGCCGCGTCGGCGGTGCCGCGCTCGACGTGTTCCCGTCCGAGCCCTACACCGACGGCGAGGTGCTGAAGCTGCCGAACGTCGTGGTCACGCCGCATCTGGGCGCGTCCACGCAGGAGGCGCAGGACCGCGCCGGTGTGATCGTGGCCGAGCAGGTCGCCGCAGCGCTCTCCGGCGACTTCGTCTCCAACGCGGTCAACATCCCCTTCGGCCGCGCCGAGGATGTGGAGGTGATGCGGCCGTTCCTGCCGCTGGCCACCAAGCTCGGCCGGCTCGCCGCCGGGCTCAGCGGAGGGGGCTTCGAGCGGGTCGAGGTCAGCTGTACGGGAAATCTCGCGGAGCACGACACCAGACTGCTCAGTGCTGCGGCGCTGGTCGGCGCGTTCGCCGGGCAGGTCGACGAGCACGTCAACCTCGTCAACGCGCGAACGATCGCCGAGGGAATGGGCATCCACGTGCTCGAGTCGGCCGGGCCGGCCAACGGCCACTTCACCAACCTGCTGACCGTCTCGACCGTGCCCGGCGTGGCGGTGTCCGGAACCACCATCGGCCGTGACAGCCGCCCGTGGCTCGTCGCGGTCGACCCCTACCAGGTCGAGATCGAGCTCGCCGCCCACATGGTGGTCATGCTGAACGACGACCGGCCAGGGATGATCGGCCGCGTCGGCACGATGCTCGGCGAGCACCACGTCAACATCGCCAACATGAACGTCTCGCGCAACGTGCCCGGCGAGGCCGCCGTGATGGTGCTGTCGGTCGACACGCCGCCCGCCGCGGACGTGCTCGAGAAGCTCCGCAGCGAGCAGGGGATCCAGTCCGTGAGGGTCGTCTCGCTGACCGGGATCTGA
- the tyrS gene encoding tyrosine--tRNA ligase, with translation MATAHAPLLDDLVWRGLVAQVAAEDRLADLLREGGATVYAGFDPTAPSLHVGHLVPLLTLARYQRAGNRPIALAGGGTGLIGDPSGRSTERTLHDTDTVDEWTDRIRGQLGRFLDFDGGALLANNLDWLEDLSAIALLRDVGKHFPMGWMLGKESVRTRLEGDGLSYTEFSYMVLQAYDFLHLRRQHGCLIQVGGSDQYGNITAGIELIRRVEGDRAAGQTVPLITDASGQKFGKSSGRAVWLDPERTSPYAFYQYWLQVDDGDAGRYLRLFTFLDRPEIESIEEAHAGRPERREAQHRLAREMTVMVHGEVEWQRAVAVSDALFGKASLADVDPAGLEVALEAAPTVRVAAAGEVPTYAALMVETGLARSTSEAARLAAGGGVYANDGRVEDVTQSPDAAQFLGGRVLVLRRGRRSHGLVVRD, from the coding sequence ATGGCAACCGCGCACGCCCCGCTGCTCGACGACCTCGTCTGGCGGGGCCTCGTCGCCCAGGTTGCGGCGGAGGACCGGTTGGCCGACCTGCTGCGCGAAGGCGGGGCGACGGTGTACGCCGGCTTCGACCCGACGGCACCCTCGCTGCATGTCGGGCATCTCGTGCCGCTGCTCACGCTGGCGCGCTACCAGCGCGCGGGGAACCGCCCGATCGCGCTCGCGGGCGGTGGCACCGGCCTGATCGGCGACCCGTCGGGCCGCAGCACCGAGCGCACGCTGCACGACACGGACACGGTGGACGAGTGGACGGACCGCATCCGCGGCCAGCTGGGGCGGTTCCTGGACTTCGACGGCGGCGCGCTGCTTGCGAACAACCTCGACTGGCTCGAGGATCTGTCGGCGATCGCGCTGCTTCGCGATGTCGGCAAGCACTTCCCGATGGGATGGATGCTCGGCAAGGAGTCCGTGCGCACCCGCCTCGAAGGTGACGGGCTCTCCTACACCGAGTTCAGCTACATGGTGCTGCAGGCCTACGACTTCCTGCATCTGCGGCGGCAGCACGGCTGCCTGATCCAGGTCGGCGGCAGCGACCAGTACGGGAACATCACCGCCGGCATCGAGCTGATCCGGCGGGTGGAGGGGGATCGCGCGGCCGGACAGACCGTGCCGCTGATCACGGATGCGAGCGGGCAGAAGTTCGGCAAGTCGTCCGGGCGGGCGGTGTGGCTCGACCCCGAGCGCACGTCGCCGTACGCCTTCTACCAGTACTGGCTGCAGGTCGACGACGGCGACGCCGGACGGTATCTGCGTCTGTTCACGTTCCTCGACCGCCCGGAGATCGAGTCGATCGAGGAGGCGCACGCGGGCCGGCCCGAGCGGCGGGAGGCGCAGCATCGACTGGCGCGTGAGATGACCGTGATGGTGCACGGCGAGGTCGAGTGGCAGCGGGCGGTCGCGGTGAGCGACGCCCTGTTCGGCAAGGCCAGCCTCGCCGACGTCGACCCGGCCGGCCTCGAGGTCGCGCTCGAGGCCGCTCCGACCGTTCGCGTTGCGGCGGCCGGCGAGGTGCCGACGTACGCGGCCCTGATGGTCGAGACGGGCCTCGCGCGCAGCACCTCCGAGGCGGCGCGCCTGGCCGCGGGCGGCGGCGTCTACGCGAACGACGGCCGGGTCGAGGATGTCACGCAGAGCCCGGATGCCGCGCAGTTCCTGGGCGGGCGGGTGCTCGTCCTGCGCCGAGGGCGCCGCTCGCACGGCCTGGTCGTGCGAGATTGA
- a CDS encoding DNA-3-methyladenine glycosylase encodes MTPLDLAGDPVAAARDLIGWTLLVDGVGGPIVETEAYRHDDPASHAFPGLTARNAVMFGPPGRLYVYLSYGIHWCMNITCGPEGTGAGVLIRAIEPAAGIEVMRARRGRDRLRDLTSGPGRVGQALGAGRHLAGAPADLRAPRQPRQVVETTRVGISKGVDLPWRFLDPGSPYVSRKLRRSA; translated from the coding sequence GTGACCCCGCTCGACCTTGCCGGCGACCCCGTCGCCGCCGCGCGCGACCTGATCGGCTGGACGCTTCTGGTGGACGGCGTGGGCGGCCCGATCGTGGAGACCGAGGCCTACCGGCACGACGACCCGGCGTCCCACGCGTTCCCGGGCCTGACCGCTCGCAACGCCGTGATGTTCGGGCCGCCGGGCCGGCTGTACGTGTATCTCTCCTACGGCATCCACTGGTGCATGAACATCACCTGCGGGCCGGAGGGGACGGGGGCGGGGGTGTTGATCCGCGCGATCGAACCGGCCGCGGGCATTGAGGTCATGCGCGCCCGCCGCGGGCGCGATCGGCTCCGGGACCTGACCAGCGGCCCGGGCCGGGTGGGCCAGGCGCTCGGCGCGGGGCGGCACCTCGCCGGGGCGCCGGCCGACCTGCGCGCACCGCGGCAGCCGCGGCAGGTGGTCGAGACCACGCGGGTCGGCATCTCGAAGGGCGTCGATCTGCCGTGGCGGTTCCTCGATCCGGGGTCGCCGTACGTGAGCCGGAAGCTCCGCCGCTCGGCGTAG